The following nucleotide sequence is from bacterium.
AGAAAATAACCGGAGCCGGGTTTCATGTCGCCGATGGTGTTGATAGCATGCTCAGGCCAGTAAACCCGGCCGGCGCCATCCTTTACGATAATAACCGCATGCGCGATGCTGGTAAGAACTTGTTCTATCGCCATAGGGGATTCATTCAAATAGGAAACCAGATTCCAGCCCTGGCAAAGCTCGAGGGAGGCTTTTTCTCCGCTCACCATTTGTCCTCTAAAAATCAAATCGCCGGCGGTATTAAGGTAGACCCAGTACCCTTTTCGCCAATCCCAAAAATGAAGCAGATCGATCTGATAATCCGGCCAATAACTGTTGCCATAGCCGTCCTTAAACAAGACCAGTTTGCCGGCGAGCGGCGCTAAAAGATTTTCCAGCAGGCTGTCCTTGGGAGCAATCCAGCTCGAGACCAGATTCCAGCCGCTTTTCAAGTGCAGCACGGCAGAGTCGGGTACAGTCATTAAAAATTGATGGCGAAATTCATTCGCCTTGTCTGTATGGACCTGAAGGGCGGCCAGGTTATCCCCTGCCAGCAGGGCGAAATCCACGCTGATCGTCTGCTGGCTTTGAATTTTATATGGGCCGGCGGCAATAACTTGTGAGACATCTCCGATGCCGGCTTGATGAATGGCTGTGCCGCTGCTGATCGCCTCCCATTTTTCCGCGTCGCTGAATCCGTCGTAGATGCCCCAGCCGGGATTTCCCGGCGCCAGCTCGTCGTTCAGAATAGCCCGGTATGAAACATCCCCTTCTGAAAGCAGGGCGCAGCCCACGTAGGTTCCCGGTTCGCCTGTTGCATTGTACACATAGCCAAGACGGCGGCCGGCATCATAATTCACCCTGTTGGCGTCAGAGTGCTCCTCATCCACATCCCAGTCAAAAAAGAGGCCAAAGTGAAAGTTGGACAGTGTCTGCGCCCCCTGATTGGTGATCCAGTAGCGGAGGATGATGAAATCCTCAGCCCCGGCGGTCATGGACGCAAAGGTGTGCTGCCGGACTGCAAGGTTCATGGGTGCGTTTGCGTGATCATCCGTTAACGAGAGGGTGCTCTCCTCGTCGGTGAGAGAGCCGGGCCGAAACAGAGTCAGGGGTTCGGCTGCGAGCTGGACAAAATCTTGATCAGGCACAGCTGTAGCACTGCGCGCAGAACTGGATATCTGGGTAGCAGAAACGCCGGCGATGATGGATCCTTCGTAGAGTAAATTCTTGCCGGCTTGATAGGTAAATCCCATGCCCCCTGAGGCGGCGGCGGGCGAGGCATAGCCGATTCTGCCGGCCGCGGTTACGGATGTATGAATCCGGTTGATGCTGAGCGGTACGAAATTCGCCGAGATCGTAAAGTTGAAATGGTCTGTGTCGATGTAATCCCCTGCGGCGATGGTCACAGTGCAGCACACCACTTGGTTGGCTGGAGCGTCATCAGAAATCTTGACCTGAAAGGGCGTCGTCTGGGTCGCCGAGGCAAGCGTCCCCAGCCCCGGCATAGTGACCTCGGTGTTGAGCAAAGAGACGTACGGTGAATTTTCGTTCAATGAAAGTGCGATGGTGGCGGAAGGCGCTAGATAATTGGTGCAGGTCAAATAGATGTTCACCGTCTCTCCCGGCCGGAACTGAGAATCCCCATCATCGCCCACCAGTTCCACTCCGCTGAGTCGAATGGAGGGCGGATGTTCCGACACTGCCCGGCCAGCGTGAATCCGGCCTTTGCCCAGCATACCCGCATAAGAAGGATTGAGATGGTCAATAGACACAGCCGTAGCTCGGACCTGTTCAGCACATTGCCGACCGGACCAATCCGGGCGTTGGGTTTTGATCAACGCCATCACACCGGCGGCCAACGGTGCGGACATGGAAGTTCCACTGTAACGGGCATAGCTGTTGTGGCTGATGGTGCTGTAAATAAGCAACCCCGGCGCACTTATATCGACCCAGTCGCCATAAGTGCTGAAACTGGTCTTGGTGTCCCAATCGTTGGTTGCGGCGACG
It contains:
- a CDS encoding S8 family serine peptidase — encoded protein: IEYAEPLYYHTLDVSPNDSLFIQQTHVPVIGLPDAWNRVQGGQGSAVIAIVDGGTEISHQDLHSNLWVNENEIIGNDRDDDGNGYVDDVHGWNFATNSGDPTGLPTQPDFANHGTHTAGIADAVTDNLHGIAGAAWNCRLMAINAADRFGEGIAYGYRAILYAAENGADIINCSWGRGGSPSQYEQDVIDYVTDLGAVVVASAGNSGSTTLNYPACYSNVFAVAATNDWDTKTSFSTYGDWVDISAPGLLIYSTISHNSYARYSGTSMSAPLAAGVMALIKTQRPDWSGRQCAEQVRATAVSIDHLNPSYAGMLGKGRIHAGRAVSEHPPSIRLSGVELVGDDGDSQFRPGETVNIYLTCTNYLAPSATIALSLNENSPYVSLLNTEVTMPGLGTLASATQTTPFQVKISDDAPANQVVCCTVTIAAGDYIDTDHFNFTISANFVPLSINRIHTSVTAAGRIGYASPAAASGGMGFTYQAGKNLLYEGSIIAGVSATQISSSARSATAVPDQDFVQLAAEPLTLFRPGSLTDEESTLSLTDDHANAPMNLAVRQHTFASMTAGAEDFIILRYWITNQGAQTLSNFHFGLFFDWDVDEEHSDANRVNYDAGRRLGYVYNATGEPGTYVGCALLSEGDVSYRAILNDELAPGNPGWGIYDGFSDAEKWEAISSGTAIHQAGIGDVSQVIAAGPYKIQSQQTISVDFALLAGDNLAALQVHTDKANEFRHQFLMTVPDSAVLHLKSGWNLVSSWIAPKDSLLENLLAPLAGKLVLFKDGYGNSYWPDYQIDLLHFWDWRKGYWVYLNTAGDLIFRGQMVSGEKASLELCQGWNLVSYLNESPMAIEQVLTSIAHAVIIVKDGAGRVYWPEHAINTIGDMKPGSGYFLYLAAAATLEWPQDGS